Proteins co-encoded in one Bacillota bacterium genomic window:
- a CDS encoding FCD domain-containing protein: MDNPELEYTVMDIISRAAEPVGSSALARELARVGHNVSEATAGRLLRNLDERGLTERFGFRGRRLTPLGHARREELMVTLEQISYGNELLNTLKSTDRKELVDVLITRRAVEGESARLAAVHASPAEIQQMLSLIEHHQQTASRGLASSDDVEFHRLVALASRNRVLLAVLDLIRRDGLQAPVLEFIRKEVGSRVVSDHTTVYQAIAARDPEGAKAAMVQHIDNVIRDVERYWAKVSE; encoded by the coding sequence ATGGACAACCCTGAACTTGAATATACGGTGATGGACATCATATCTCGTGCCGCCGAGCCTGTGGGCTCTTCCGCCCTGGCGCGGGAACTGGCAAGGGTGGGCCACAATGTTAGCGAGGCAACCGCAGGGAGGCTCCTGAGGAACCTTGACGAGCGCGGGCTCACTGAACGCTTCGGCTTCAGGGGTAGACGACTGACACCGCTGGGGCACGCCCGCCGTGAGGAGCTCATGGTGACCCTGGAACAGATCTCCTACGGAAACGAGCTCTTGAACACCCTCAAGAGCACAGATCGGAAGGAACTTGTGGATGTTCTCATTACCCGCAGGGCGGTGGAGGGAGAAAGCGCGAGGCTAGCAGCGGTACACGCGAGCCCTGCGGAAATCCAGCAGATGCTGTCTCTCATCGAGCACCACCAGCAGACCGCCAGCCGGGGCCTGGCTTCCAGCGATGATGTGGAGTTCCACCGCCTCGTTGCACTGGCATCTCGGAACCGCGTGCTCCTGGCTGTCCTTGACCTCATACGCCGGGATGGCCTGCAAGCCCCTGTCCTGGAGTTCATTCGCAAGGAGGTTGGGAGCAGGGTCGTCTCCGACCATACCACAGTGTATCAAGCCATTGCCGCTCGAGACCCCGAGGGGGCGAAGGCAGCCATGGTACAACACATCGATAATGTAATCAGGGATGTTGAGAGATACTGGGCCAAGGTGAGCGAATGA
- a CDS encoding nucleoside recognition domain-containing protein, with amino-acid sequence MVMDALASLSHWAFPIMLVGIPLYGLLKGVKVYEAFVEGAIDGFWLALKILPYLVGIFVAFSVFRASGALDILVSGFSIFTDPLGIPAEVVPLMFIRPISGSGALGITAELMRKWGPDSFTGFLASTLQGSTDTTFYIITLYFGAVGVKRTRHALPVALLGDMAAFLAAVAVCHSVFI; translated from the coding sequence ATGGTGATGGACGCGCTGGCTTCCCTGTCGCACTGGGCATTTCCCATCATGCTGGTGGGCATACCACTCTACGGCCTCTTGAAGGGCGTCAAGGTCTACGAGGCCTTTGTGGAGGGAGCCATCGATGGTTTCTGGCTGGCCCTGAAGATCCTTCCGTACCTGGTAGGCATCTTTGTGGCCTTTTCGGTGTTCAGGGCGTCCGGCGCCCTGGACATCCTGGTTTCGGGGTTTTCCATCTTCACCGACCCCTTGGGCATCCCTGCGGAGGTGGTTCCCCTGATGTTCATAAGGCCCATCTCCGGCAGCGGGGCCTTAGGGATCACAGCCGAGCTCATGCGCAAGTGGGGCCCGGATTCCTTCACGGGGTTCCTGGCGTCAACCCTTCAAGGGAGCACTGATACCACCTTCTACATAATCACCCTCTACTTTGGCGCCGTGGGCGTGAAAAGAACCCGTCACGCCCTTCCCGTTGCCCTCCTAGGGGACATGGCAGCCTTCCTGGCAGCGGTGGCCGTGTGCCATTCGGTGTTCATCTAG
- a CDS encoding oligopeptide/dipeptide ABC transporter ATP-binding protein: protein MQVPPGCRFHTRCPYRTDTCSIREPESRSIGTQHFVSCHLTAPGP, encoded by the coding sequence ATGCAGGTACCTCCAGGGTGCCGTTTTCACACCCGCTGTCCTTACCGGACGGATACCTGTTCCATCCGGGAGCCTGAGAGCAGGTCCATTGGGACCCAGCACTTCGTTTCCTGCCACCTCACGGCCCCAGGGCCGTGA
- a CDS encoding nucleoside recognition domain-containing protein has product MLNAIWFGLLAIGVVVAACTGRIEVVTAGALSAANSAVETIGGFLGIMCLWLGLLKIAEKAGLVETIARFMRPLASMLFPELPSAHPAVGAIMLNFAANLLGMGSAATPLGLQAMQELQKINDSDEASDSMCTFVLLNTSGLTLIPGAVVALRASLDSRSPTAIVGTTLVASLVATACVLLLDRLVRARGFRSW; this is encoded by the coding sequence GTGCTCAATGCCATCTGGTTTGGCCTCCTGGCCATTGGGGTAGTGGTGGCCGCCTGCACAGGGAGGATAGAGGTAGTCACGGCAGGGGCACTCTCCGCGGCCAACTCGGCGGTGGAGACCATCGGCGGGTTCCTGGGCATCATGTGCCTCTGGCTAGGGCTTTTAAAAATAGCTGAAAAGGCCGGTCTGGTGGAAACGATTGCCAGGTTCATGAGGCCCCTAGCCTCAATGCTGTTCCCCGAGCTCCCCAGCGCGCACCCTGCCGTAGGCGCAATCATGCTGAACTTTGCCGCCAACCTGCTGGGCATGGGGAGCGCGGCTACCCCCCTGGGCCTCCAGGCCATGCAGGAACTCCAGAAGATCAACGACTCTGACGAGGCTAGCGACAGCATGTGCACCTTCGTGCTGCTGAACACCTCTGGCCTGACCCTGATCCCCGGTGCCGTAGTGGCACTGCGGGCCTCCCTGGACTCTAGAAGCCCAACGGCCATAGTGGGCACCACCCTCGTGGCATCCCTCGTGGCCACTGCCTGTGTTCTGCTCCTGGACCGCCTTGTCCGTGCTAGGGGTTTCAGGTCATGGTGA
- a CDS encoding FAD-linked oxidase C-terminal domain-containing protein: MRALRGIPKGLLLRLEAEVGPENTLISEEEKEPYAHDESPGLRFMPDAVVKPGSAGEVSRVVEAAASWGVPVVPRGLGTGLSGGALAVHGGVVISLERMDSILEIDEENLVAVVEPGLVVGHLHQAVEALGLFYPPDPASLESCSIGGNLAENAGGPRAFKYGVTSHYVSGVEVVLPSGQMVRWGGKVVKNVSGYDISHLFVGSEGTLGVFTKAFLRLRPLPPTRCDLLVPFADIGQAMGTVTKIVAGKGIVPALLEFSDGDSFRIAHEALGKPPFFPGADALLIIGIDGDDEEEVERRSSIVGDLCLQEGACDVMVATTTTQKERLWEVRRKLLDVIKGVCEKVELEDVVVPRAQIPRFVQAVKQASVAHGIPVAAWGHAGDGNVHVTLLKRGVDDAAWELGLPRLVETVMDTAVSLGGVITGEHGVGMAKKAFLKKACGKAELSLMRSLKRALDPAGIMNPGKILQD, encoded by the coding sequence TTGCGAGCTCTAAGAGGGATACCAAAAGGTCTCCTGCTGAGACTGGAGGCCGAGGTGGGGCCGGAGAACACGCTCATTTCCGAGGAGGAAAAGGAACCCTACGCCCATGATGAGAGCCCGGGGCTCCGGTTCATGCCCGATGCGGTTGTAAAGCCCGGGAGCGCCGGGGAGGTATCGAGGGTGGTTGAGGCAGCCGCCTCCTGGGGGGTGCCAGTTGTGCCCAGGGGGCTTGGCACAGGCCTGAGCGGTGGCGCCCTAGCGGTACACGGCGGTGTAGTGATATCCCTGGAGCGGATGGACTCCATCCTGGAGATAGACGAGGAAAACCTGGTAGCCGTGGTGGAGCCGGGGCTGGTGGTTGGCCATCTCCACCAGGCTGTGGAGGCCCTGGGCCTCTTTTACCCTCCCGACCCTGCCAGCCTGGAGAGTTGCAGCATAGGAGGGAACCTCGCGGAGAACGCTGGAGGCCCCAGGGCCTTCAAGTATGGCGTCACCTCTCACTACGTGTCTGGGGTAGAGGTGGTGCTGCCCAGCGGGCAGATGGTCCGGTGGGGTGGGAAGGTAGTGAAGAACGTCTCGGGCTATGACATCTCTCACCTCTTCGTGGGATCCGAGGGAACCCTGGGGGTGTTCACCAAGGCCTTCCTGCGCCTGCGGCCCCTGCCCCCCACCCGTTGCGACCTGCTGGTCCCCTTCGCCGATATCGGCCAAGCCATGGGCACCGTGACCAAGATCGTAGCCGGCAAGGGCATTGTCCCGGCACTCCTTGAGTTCTCCGATGGGGATAGCTTCCGCATTGCCCATGAAGCCTTGGGCAAGCCGCCATTCTTCCCTGGAGCCGATGCCCTCCTCATCATTGGCATTGACGGTGACGACGAGGAGGAGGTGGAGCGCAGATCGAGCATCGTGGGGGATCTCTGCCTCCAAGAGGGTGCCTGCGACGTGATGGTGGCCACCACCACAACCCAGAAGGAGCGGCTCTGGGAGGTCAGGAGGAAGCTCCTGGACGTCATCAAGGGGGTTTGTGAGAAGGTGGAATTGGAAGACGTGGTGGTCCCCCGGGCTCAGATCCCCCGCTTTGTACAGGCAGTCAAGCAGGCTTCAGTGGCACATGGCATTCCGGTGGCCGCCTGGGGTCACGCAGGCGATGGTAACGTCCACGTCACCCTTCTGAAGAGGGGAGTGGATGATGCTGCCTGGGAGCTGGGTCTTCCTCGCTTGGTGGAGACCGTAATGGATACTGCCGTCTCCCTTGGCGGGGTGATTACCGGTGAGCACGGGGTGGGGATGGCCAAGAAGGCATTCCTGAAGAAGGCGTGTGGCAAGGCGGAGCTCTCATTGATGCGCTCCCTAAAGAGGGCCCTGGATCCTGCGGGAATAATGAACCCTGGGAAGATCCTGCAGGACTAG
- a CDS encoding LysM peptidoglycan-binding domain-containing protein, which yields MTRYHRMMVVVLALWLVAVLCGTVLAAAYPVRPGDSLFKIARRFGSTVEELKKNNGLKGDTIHPKQVIQVPDGRVSTHRVKSGESLYLISRSSGMNVPQLRTANEVSGDYIESGWLLVLSSTAGGRQLYTVQRGDSLFLIARRFGTTVEELRRANGIKGDYLKAGRTIQVPAEGSGSEPSQPSQGAFSASDIEILARLVHAEAGGEPYEGQVAVAASVLNRVKDPRYPKTIPGVVYEVTDGRYYQYSPVLDGRINLPASQAAFSAVREAIGGRDPSLGANGFYNPAKTTNRWVRSHPVTTVIGNHVFFRY from the coding sequence TTGACTCGTTACCATAGAATGATGGTGGTAGTTCTGGCACTCTGGCTGGTGGCTGTCCTCTGCGGGACGGTGCTGGCGGCGGCGTACCCGGTGCGCCCGGGAGATTCCCTGTTTAAGATCGCGAGACGGTTCGGCAGCACGGTGGAGGAACTCAAGAAGAACAACGGCCTGAAGGGTGATACCATACATCCTAAGCAGGTCATCCAGGTGCCGGATGGCAGGGTTAGTACCCACAGGGTGAAGTCAGGAGAGAGCCTATACCTGATTTCCAGGAGCTCGGGGATGAACGTGCCTCAGCTCAGGACCGCCAACGAGGTCTCAGGCGACTATATCGAATCAGGGTGGCTGCTTGTGTTGTCCAGCACCGCTGGGGGCAGGCAGCTGTATACTGTGCAAAGAGGAGATTCTCTCTTCCTCATAGCGCGGAGGTTTGGAACTACTGTGGAAGAACTCCGGCGAGCCAATGGCATAAAGGGTGACTACCTCAAGGCCGGGAGAACCATACAGGTACCTGCTGAAGGTAGCGGCTCTGAGCCCTCCCAGCCAAGCCAGGGCGCTTTCAGCGCGTCTGATATCGAGATTCTTGCCCGCCTGGTCCATGCGGAGGCTGGAGGGGAGCCATACGAGGGCCAAGTGGCGGTGGCCGCGTCCGTTCTAAACAGGGTGAAAGACCCGCGTTACCCCAAGACCATCCCTGGTGTGGTGTACGAGGTGACCGACGGGAGGTACTACCAGTACTCCCCGGTTCTGGACGGGAGGATAAATCTCCCGGCGAGCCAGGCGGCGTTCTCCGCGGTGAGGGAGGCCATAGGGGGGCGTGACCCCTCCCTTGGGGCTAACGGCTTTTATAACCCTGCCAAGACCACCAATCGCTGGGTGAGGTCACACCCGGTAACCACAGTCATAGGAAACCACGTGTTCTTCAGGTACTAG
- a CDS encoding arginase family protein — translation MGYEEAWERAAKIAQDMAACTGRRMKRIIRGDTPSFAECDIARHPQDLEGADVAIVGFPYQGVKTLDPHTLLPDQASVPRGSIYCRGGAELAPEYVRKYSIFYSLSEGGGPVPEVDRGLRIADWLAVRDYGDVDVVSGDVEATNANTVSRVGEVFRAGAVPVVIGGDHEVSTPVFQALTRARQGSVGVVVFDSHFDMHSEPRFWAGSQWARAFETGRLEPGNFVQIGIRGTRHPLSEPIVAQELGYRYFTMSEVDEMGITAVCEEALERMEGVDCLYLSLDVDIIDPAFCPGQRYPDVGGLTSREILKALRILSRYGFTAMDTACLSPLYDLNGISCQLVARCVIEVLAGLAQARRLDRVRF, via the coding sequence ATGGGGTACGAAGAGGCGTGGGAACGGGCCGCCAAGATCGCCCAGGACATGGCCGCTTGCACTGGCCGCCGCATGAAGAGGATCATACGGGGGGATACGCCATCCTTCGCGGAGTGTGACATTGCCCGCCATCCCCAGGATCTGGAGGGGGCAGATGTAGCAATAGTGGGCTTCCCCTACCAGGGGGTGAAGACCCTTGACCCCCATACGCTGTTACCGGATCAAGCCTCGGTTCCTAGGGGGTCAATCTACTGTCGCGGCGGCGCCGAACTGGCTCCCGAGTACGTCAGGAAGTACTCCATCTTCTACTCCCTCTCCGAGGGCGGAGGCCCCGTCCCTGAGGTGGACCGGGGTCTCCGGATAGCGGACTGGCTGGCGGTGAGGGACTACGGTGATGTTGACGTGGTATCAGGAGATGTTGAGGCCACCAACGCCAACACAGTCTCCAGGGTCGGGGAGGTCTTCCGGGCGGGAGCGGTTCCCGTGGTCATTGGGGGGGATCACGAGGTGTCCACCCCCGTATTCCAAGCGCTCACTCGTGCCCGGCAGGGTAGCGTGGGCGTCGTGGTGTTCGACTCCCACTTCGACATGCACTCCGAGCCGCGGTTCTGGGCTGGGTCCCAGTGGGCCAGGGCCTTTGAGACTGGCCGCCTCGAGCCCGGCAACTTCGTCCAGATCGGGATCAGGGGGACCCGTCACCCCTTGTCAGAGCCCATTGTGGCCCAGGAGCTGGGATACAGGTACTTCACCATGTCTGAGGTGGACGAGATGGGCATTACTGCCGTGTGCGAAGAGGCCCTGGAAAGGATGGAGGGAGTGGACTGCCTGTACCTCTCCCTGGACGTTGATATCATTGATCCAGCCTTCTGCCCGGGCCAGCGCTACCCTGATGTGGGTGGCCTGACCTCCAGGGAAATCTTGAAGGCCCTTCGAATCCTCTCACGGTACGGGTTCACGGCCATGGACACGGCTTGCCTTTCTCCCCTTTACGACCTTAACGGCATTTCGTGCCAGCTGGTGGCCCGGTGCGTCATAGAGGTCCTCGCAGGCCTCGCCCAGGCACGACGCCTGGACCGGGTCCGGTTCTAG
- a CDS encoding DUF2619 domain-containing protein produces the protein MRFDHLVLAMAGLRVLFGMMGLGGAALMLWYNDVSVAVRINAVLGSVGPFVFLGVSLLGIAGMAGEIPVQRLVLVAAGGTLVLLGTRW, from the coding sequence GTGCGCTTTGACCACCTCGTACTCGCCATGGCTGGCTTGCGGGTACTCTTTGGCATGATGGGGCTAGGCGGGGCTGCGCTGATGCTCTGGTATAACGACGTGTCGGTAGCTGTCAGGATCAATGCCGTTCTTGGCTCGGTGGGTCCCTTCGTCTTTCTTGGGGTGAGTCTCCTGGGCATCGCTGGCATGGCCGGGGAGATACCCGTGCAACGCCTGGTCCTGGTGGCCGCGGGTGGTACCCTGGTGCTGCTGGGTACCCGCTGGTAG
- the larA gene encoding nickel-dependent lactate racemase: MTRLPYGTFFLDLEVPPSWRVIEPLMAPGLSAEGEALRDALLDPLGTPSLPFVLQDSSDLCIVIPDITRPAPAGTIVRSILGFVPPSMNTSILVGTGCHRACTSEELDLMLGTDITGRYQVINHDAFDPGGLKMVGQTPSGLKVWLNKAYAQASRRISVSLIEPHFFAGFSGGPKAVVPGVAGIETILGVHSAPLIGHPGSTWGCLVKNPVYAAISEACGLVPPHLSVNVTTNKNREITGVFAGEVYQAHWEGSASAKRVAMRPVTDPFDIVITTNGGWPLDQNLYQTVKGLSAALQILKPGGSIVCVSECRFGLPAGGNFEALLKASSSLRHLRALVENAAVTQVDQWEAQVLYEILERATVYLKSRLSPGEAAAAFLHPVECVEEGIALALQSAGPDPAVAVLPQGPFTIPYVDKPAPDAPMDPARR; this comes from the coding sequence ATGACCCGCCTGCCCTATGGCACCTTCTTCCTAGACCTCGAGGTCCCTCCTTCCTGGAGGGTCATTGAGCCCTTGATGGCGCCAGGGCTTTCCGCCGAGGGTGAGGCCCTGCGTGACGCCCTCCTGGATCCGCTGGGAACACCCAGCCTGCCTTTTGTCCTCCAGGACTCTTCTGACCTGTGCATCGTCATCCCAGACATCACCAGACCCGCGCCGGCGGGAACAATAGTCCGCTCCATCCTTGGGTTTGTTCCTCCCTCGATGAACACATCCATCCTGGTGGGCACCGGCTGTCACCGGGCATGCACGAGTGAAGAACTCGATCTCATGCTGGGAACGGATATTACCGGGAGGTACCAGGTGATTAACCACGATGCATTTGATCCGGGGGGACTCAAAATGGTTGGCCAGACCCCATCGGGCCTCAAAGTGTGGCTCAACAAAGCATACGCCCAGGCTTCCCGCAGGATCTCGGTAAGCCTCATAGAGCCCCACTTCTTCGCGGGCTTCTCCGGAGGTCCCAAGGCTGTTGTTCCCGGTGTGGCCGGCATAGAGACCATCCTGGGCGTTCACTCCGCGCCGCTAATAGGTCACCCGGGATCCACCTGGGGATGCCTGGTGAAAAACCCGGTTTACGCTGCCATCAGTGAGGCTTGCGGCCTTGTACCCCCACACCTGTCCGTGAATGTTACCACCAACAAGAACAGGGAGATAACCGGGGTGTTCGCCGGCGAGGTGTACCAGGCCCACTGGGAGGGCAGTGCCTCCGCTAAGAGGGTTGCCATGCGGCCGGTTACAGACCCCTTCGACATTGTGATCACCACCAATGGCGGGTGGCCCCTGGACCAGAACCTCTACCAGACAGTCAAGGGGCTCTCGGCAGCCCTGCAAATCCTGAAACCCGGGGGGTCCATCGTCTGTGTCTCAGAGTGCCGCTTCGGGCTGCCTGCCGGCGGGAACTTCGAGGCGCTCTTGAAGGCGTCATCCTCCCTGCGACACCTCAGGGCACTCGTGGAGAATGCCGCGGTTACTCAGGTGGATCAGTGGGAGGCCCAGGTCCTGTACGAGATCCTGGAGCGGGCCACAGTATACCTGAAGTCCCGGCTGTCCCCGGGGGAGGCCGCGGCCGCCTTCCTGCATCCCGTGGAGTGCGTGGAGGAGGGGATCGCCCTTGCCCTGCAATCCGCTGGGCCGGATCCTGCCGTGGCCGTGCTGCCGCAAGGGCCCTTCACCATTCCCTACGTGGACAAACCTGCACCAGACGCACCAATGGACCCGGCTAGGAGGTGA
- a CDS encoding site-specific DNA-methyltransferase: MSVSLSFQGKGSTRTPATGSLDKGVVHGSGSLQDGWRNLLIHGDNLEVMSALRGDLYGKVDLIYGDPPFFSGKDRHYRQGTEAKYAYGDTWPGGLPEYLEYIRARLELCRDLLADTGSIYIHLDPTVSHYVKVLMDEVFGPERFIREIIWRIGWVSGFKTRAKNWARNHDVILFYSKGPEFRFTKIFIPHEPGYRRRGEPGKAPGKCVDDVWVDMPSIQIMSFAQEKTGYDTQKNENLLERILAASSSAGDLVADVFCGSGTTLVVAERIGRRWVGVDISPAAIEVTQDRLEGIEGCREFEVIRRAEPGP, translated from the coding sequence GTGAGCGTTAGCCTTTCCTTCCAGGGCAAGGGGAGCACCAGGACACCCGCAACTGGCTCCCTGGACAAAGGCGTGGTGCATGGCTCGGGGAGCCTCCAGGATGGCTGGCGAAACCTCCTGATCCATGGGGATAACCTTGAGGTCATGAGTGCCCTCCGGGGAGACCTGTATGGCAAGGTCGACCTGATCTACGGGGATCCCCCTTTCTTCAGCGGGAAGGACCGGCACTACCGGCAGGGGACCGAGGCGAAGTATGCCTACGGGGACACATGGCCCGGGGGTCTCCCCGAATACCTGGAGTATATCAGGGCCAGGCTGGAACTCTGCCGCGACCTCTTGGCTGATACGGGCTCCATCTACATTCACCTGGATCCCACCGTGAGCCACTACGTTAAGGTGCTCATGGACGAGGTGTTCGGCCCGGAGCGGTTCATCAGGGAGATCATCTGGAGGATCGGCTGGGTCTCGGGGTTCAAAACAAGGGCCAAGAACTGGGCAAGAAACCACGACGTGATCCTCTTTTACTCAAAGGGCCCGGAATTTCGCTTCACCAAGATATTCATCCCCCACGAGCCGGGCTACCGGCGCAGGGGCGAACCTGGGAAAGCCCCGGGCAAGTGCGTAGACGATGTGTGGGTTGACATGCCCTCCATACAGATAATGAGTTTTGCCCAAGAGAAGACTGGCTATGACACCCAGAAGAATGAGAACCTTCTTGAGAGGATCCTTGCTGCTTCGTCAAGCGCCGGCGACCTGGTGGCTGATGTCTTCTGTGGTTCCGGCACCACGCTGGTGGTAGCTGAGAGGATAGGGCGGAGGTGGGTCGGAGTGGACATCTCTCCCGCTGCCATAGAGGTCACCCAGGACCGCCTGGAAGGCATTGAAGGTTGCAGGGAGTTTGAGGTCATCCGAAGGGCAGAGCCTGGCCCATAG
- a CDS encoding amidohydrolase family protein produces the protein MRTVLKNGRVIDPSSGLDEVLDLAMEDHRVVELGKGLAAHTEVDVSGLSVTPGFIDVHTHEDESYDEAIYPHTQRQMALMGVTTMVAGNCGLGVRDIPRYLNLMEGKCLVNLAMLVPYNSLRRYLGYKSPYEPTPPGEFARLRGLMAQGLKAGAFGFSFGPEYDPGITDDEMVDQCSALRDHPGSMVAVHYRLDGELVLDSIVAVGRIGAANGVTCQFSHIGSGAAFGWMSQALDVLEKTRQQGVNILADCYPYDAWCTYAGSTCYEEQNLERMGLGHDRLLAVSGKYRGQRMTRETLADLREHDPEVRIVGFGLNEHEVLDALRHPLVMVASDGGVRDDTGHPRVTGTFPKALGRYVRAGMLDFHETLRKMTCGPADHVGLRGKGRITPGSDADICVFDPDSLEDRATFSEPLLAPAGIHHVLVDGRFAVREGRITEERAGRVLRLAAR, from the coding sequence ATGCGCACTGTTTTGAAGAATGGCAGGGTTATTGACCCGTCGTCGGGCCTGGATGAGGTGTTGGACCTGGCCATGGAGGATCATCGCGTGGTGGAACTTGGGAAGGGCTTGGCCGCGCACACTGAGGTGGATGTATCCGGGCTGAGCGTTACACCGGGCTTCATCGATGTTCACACGCACGAGGATGAGTCCTACGACGAGGCTATCTACCCTCATACCCAGCGCCAGATGGCCCTCATGGGAGTCACCACCATGGTGGCGGGTAACTGTGGCCTCGGCGTGCGGGACATACCCAGGTACCTGAACCTGATGGAGGGCAAGTGCCTGGTGAACCTGGCCATGCTTGTCCCGTACAACTCCCTCAGGCGTTACCTCGGTTACAAAAGCCCCTATGAACCCACTCCCCCTGGGGAGTTTGCCCGCTTGAGGGGCCTAATGGCCCAGGGCCTCAAGGCGGGGGCCTTTGGATTCTCCTTCGGCCCTGAGTATGATCCAGGGATAACCGATGATGAGATGGTGGACCAGTGCTCGGCGCTCCGAGATCATCCTGGCTCTATGGTAGCCGTCCACTACCGGCTTGACGGTGAGCTGGTGCTAGACTCCATTGTCGCCGTGGGACGGATAGGGGCGGCCAACGGCGTAACCTGCCAGTTCTCTCACATAGGATCGGGTGCCGCGTTCGGCTGGATGAGCCAAGCCCTGGATGTCCTGGAAAAGACCAGGCAGCAGGGTGTCAATATCCTGGCGGACTGCTACCCCTATGACGCCTGGTGCACCTACGCCGGTTCCACCTGCTATGAAGAGCAGAACCTGGAACGGATGGGGCTTGGTCACGACCGCCTGCTGGCTGTATCCGGCAAGTACCGGGGCCAGCGGATGACCAGGGAAACCCTGGCGGACCTCAGGGAGCATGACCCCGAGGTGCGCATCGTAGGGTTCGGCTTGAACGAGCACGAGGTGCTGGACGCCCTAAGGCACCCCCTGGTGATGGTGGCCAGCGATGGCGGCGTTAGGGATGATACGGGACACCCCAGGGTCACAGGAACCTTCCCCAAGGCGCTGGGAAGATACGTGAGGGCGGGAATGCTGGATTTCCACGAGACCCTCAGGAAGATGACCTGTGGGCCCGCCGACCACGTGGGCCTTCGAGGCAAGGGAAGGATTACCCCAGGTTCGGACGCAGACATTTGCGTGTTCGATCCCGATAGCCTGGAGGACAGGGCCACATTCTCCGAACCCCTGCTGGCACCTGCGGGGATCCACCACGTGCTGGTAGACGGCAGGTTCGCGGTGAGGGAAGGCCGCATAACCGAAGAAAGGGCTGGGAGGGTGCTCCGCCTTGCTGCGCGCTGA